A window of Macrotis lagotis isolate mMagLag1 chromosome X, bilby.v1.9.chrom.fasta, whole genome shotgun sequence contains these coding sequences:
- the PDE4D gene encoding 3',5'-cyclic-AMP phosphodiesterase 4D isoform X9: MASNKFKRMLNRELTHLSEMSRSGNQVSEYISNTFLDKQHEVEIPSPTQKEKEKKKRPMSQISGVKKLMHSSSLTNSSIPRFGVKTDQEDGLAKELEDVNKWGLHVFKIAEFSGNRPLTVIMHTIFQERDLLKTFKIPVDTLITYLMTLEDHYHADVAYHNNIHAADVVQSTHVLLSTPALEAVFTDLEILAAIFASAIHDVDHPGVSNQFLINTNSELALMYNDSSVLENHHLAVGFKLLQEENCDIFQNLTKKQRQSLRKMVIDIVLATDMSKHMNLLADLKTMVETKKVTSSGVLLLDNYSDRIQVLQNMVHCADLSNPTKPLQLYRQWTDRIMEEFFRQGDRERERGMEISPMCDKHNASVEKSQVGFIDYIVHPLWETWADLVHPDAQDILDTLEDNREWYQSTIPQSPSPAPDDQEEGRQGQTEKFQFELTLEEDGESDTEKDSGSPVEEDTSCSDSKTLCTQDSESTEIPLDEQVEEEAVEEEGEEESPAEPCAIENEHSPDT, translated from the exons TTTAAAAGAATGCTCAATCGGGAGCTCACCCACCTTTCAGAAATGAGCCGATCTGGAAATCAAGTCTCTGAATATATCTCAAACACATTTTTAG acaaGCAACATGAAGTAGAGATTCCTTCTCCtacccagaaagagaaagagaaaaagaaaaggccaATGTCCCAGATCAGTGGAGTCAAGAAATTGATGCACAGTTCCAGTTTAACAAATTCCAGTATCCCACGATTTGGAGTGAAAACTGATCAAGAAGATGGACTTGCCAAA GAATTAGAAGATGTGAACAAATGGGGTCTTCATGTTTTCAAAATAGCAGAATTTTCTGGAAATCGACCTCTGACAGTTATCATGCACACCATTTTCCAG gAACGGGATttgttaaaaacatttaaaattccagTAGACACTTTAATTACATATCTGATGACTCTAGAAGACCATTACCATGCTGATGTGGCATATCACAACAATATACATGCTGCAGATGTAGTTCAGTCCACTCATGTGCTGCTCTCCACGCCTGCTTTGGAG GCAGTATTTACGGATTTGGAGATCCTTGCAGCAATTTTTGCCAGTGCAATACATGATGTGGATCACCCTGGGGTTTCAAATCAGTTCCTGATTAATACTA ATTCTGAACTTGCCTTGATGTACAATGATTCATCAGTCCTTGAGAACCATCATTTAGCTGTGGGTTTTAAGTTGCTGCAGGAGGAAAATTGTGACATTTTCCAGAATTTGACCAAAAAGCAAAGACAATCATTAAGGAAGATGGTCATTGACATT GTACTTGCAACAGATATGTCTAAACACATGAATCTGCTGGCTGACTTGAAAACTATGGTTGAAACCAAGAAAGTTACAAGCTCTGGGGTTCTTCTTCTTGATAATTATTCAGATAGGATTCAG GTCCTACAGAATATGGTGCACTGTGCAGATCTAAGCAACCCAACAAAACCTCTTCAGCTCTACCGCCAGTGGACAGACAGGATAATGGAGGAGTTCTTCCGCCAGGGAGACCGGGAACGGGAACGGGGAATGGAAATAAGTCCCATGTGTGACAAGCACAATGCCTCTGTAGAAAAGTCACAG gTGGGATTCATAGACTACATTGTACATCCTCTTTGGGAGACATGGGCTGACCTCGTCCATCCCGATGCCCAGGACATATTAGATACATTGGAGGACAATCGTGAATGGTACCAGAGCACAATTCCTCAGAGCCCTTCTCCTGCCCCTGATGACCAGGAGGAGGGCAGGCAAGGGCAGACTGAGAAATTTCAGTTTGAACTGACTTTGGAGGAAGACGGCGAGTCAGATACAGAAAAGGACAGTGGCAGTCCGGTGGAAGAAGACACCAGCTGCAGTGACTCCAAAACTCTTTGTACCCAAGACTCGGAGTCCACTGAAATCCCTCTTGATGAACAGGTGGAAGAGGAGGCagtggaggaagaaggagaggaagagagccCTGCAGAACCTTGTGCAATAGAAAATGAGCATTCCCCTGACACGTAA
- the PDE4D gene encoding 3',5'-cyclic-AMP phosphodiesterase 4D isoform X8 has product MCNQPSINKATITEEAYQKLASETLEELDWCLDQLETLQTRHSVSEMASNKFKRMLNRELTHLSEMSRSGNQVSEYISNTFLDKQHEVEIPSPTQKEKEKKKRPMSQISGVKKLMHSSSLTNSSIPRFGVKTDQEDGLAKELEDVNKWGLHVFKIAEFSGNRPLTVIMHTIFQERDLLKTFKIPVDTLITYLMTLEDHYHADVAYHNNIHAADVVQSTHVLLSTPALEAVFTDLEILAAIFASAIHDVDHPGVSNQFLINTNSELALMYNDSSVLENHHLAVGFKLLQEENCDIFQNLTKKQRQSLRKMVIDIVLATDMSKHMNLLADLKTMVETKKVTSSGVLLLDNYSDRIQVLQNMVHCADLSNPTKPLQLYRQWTDRIMEEFFRQGDRERERGMEISPMCDKHNASVEKSQVGFIDYIVHPLWETWADLVHPDAQDILDTLEDNREWYQSTIPQSPSPAPDDQEEGRQGQTEKFQFELTLEEDGESDTEKDSGSPVEEDTSCSDSKTLCTQDSESTEIPLDEQVEEEAVEEEGEEESPAEPCAIENEHSPDT; this is encoded by the exons TTTAAAAGAATGCTCAATCGGGAGCTCACCCACCTTTCAGAAATGAGCCGATCTGGAAATCAAGTCTCTGAATATATCTCAAACACATTTTTAG acaaGCAACATGAAGTAGAGATTCCTTCTCCtacccagaaagagaaagagaaaaagaaaaggccaATGTCCCAGATCAGTGGAGTCAAGAAATTGATGCACAGTTCCAGTTTAACAAATTCCAGTATCCCACGATTTGGAGTGAAAACTGATCAAGAAGATGGACTTGCCAAA GAATTAGAAGATGTGAACAAATGGGGTCTTCATGTTTTCAAAATAGCAGAATTTTCTGGAAATCGACCTCTGACAGTTATCATGCACACCATTTTCCAG gAACGGGATttgttaaaaacatttaaaattccagTAGACACTTTAATTACATATCTGATGACTCTAGAAGACCATTACCATGCTGATGTGGCATATCACAACAATATACATGCTGCAGATGTAGTTCAGTCCACTCATGTGCTGCTCTCCACGCCTGCTTTGGAG GCAGTATTTACGGATTTGGAGATCCTTGCAGCAATTTTTGCCAGTGCAATACATGATGTGGATCACCCTGGGGTTTCAAATCAGTTCCTGATTAATACTA ATTCTGAACTTGCCTTGATGTACAATGATTCATCAGTCCTTGAGAACCATCATTTAGCTGTGGGTTTTAAGTTGCTGCAGGAGGAAAATTGTGACATTTTCCAGAATTTGACCAAAAAGCAAAGACAATCATTAAGGAAGATGGTCATTGACATT GTACTTGCAACAGATATGTCTAAACACATGAATCTGCTGGCTGACTTGAAAACTATGGTTGAAACCAAGAAAGTTACAAGCTCTGGGGTTCTTCTTCTTGATAATTATTCAGATAGGATTCAG GTCCTACAGAATATGGTGCACTGTGCAGATCTAAGCAACCCAACAAAACCTCTTCAGCTCTACCGCCAGTGGACAGACAGGATAATGGAGGAGTTCTTCCGCCAGGGAGACCGGGAACGGGAACGGGGAATGGAAATAAGTCCCATGTGTGACAAGCACAATGCCTCTGTAGAAAAGTCACAG gTGGGATTCATAGACTACATTGTACATCCTCTTTGGGAGACATGGGCTGACCTCGTCCATCCCGATGCCCAGGACATATTAGATACATTGGAGGACAATCGTGAATGGTACCAGAGCACAATTCCTCAGAGCCCTTCTCCTGCCCCTGATGACCAGGAGGAGGGCAGGCAAGGGCAGACTGAGAAATTTCAGTTTGAACTGACTTTGGAGGAAGACGGCGAGTCAGATACAGAAAAGGACAGTGGCAGTCCGGTGGAAGAAGACACCAGCTGCAGTGACTCCAAAACTCTTTGTACCCAAGACTCGGAGTCCACTGAAATCCCTCTTGATGAACAGGTGGAAGAGGAGGCagtggaggaagaaggagaggaagagagccCTGCAGAACCTTGTGCAATAGAAAATGAGCATTCCCCTGACACGTAA